The following are encoded together in the Mycolicibacterium arabiense genome:
- a CDS encoding TetR family transcriptional regulator, producing the protein MTVTVTTAAKATAVKTKAPRAERASTTREAILTAAERLYAEHGVFAVSNRQVSEAAGQGNNAAVGYHFGTKTDLVRAIEQRHRAPIEQLRETMVGAAGGSTDLRDWVACLVRPLTDHLAELGNPTWYARFAAQAMTDPAYHGIVVKDALSSSSLVEVVDGINRCLPELPLEIRFERNIMARNLLMHSCADRERALAKGATVARSSWQAAGSGLIDAIVGMWVAPVTPDGVAS; encoded by the coding sequence GTGACTGTGACGGTCACCACTGCTGCAAAGGCCACCGCCGTTAAGACCAAGGCCCCGCGGGCCGAACGCGCGAGCACCACCCGCGAGGCGATCCTCACGGCGGCCGAACGGCTCTACGCGGAACACGGCGTGTTCGCCGTGTCGAACCGGCAGGTGAGCGAGGCTGCGGGACAGGGAAACAACGCCGCTGTCGGGTACCACTTCGGCACCAAGACCGACCTGGTGCGCGCCATCGAGCAGCGGCACCGCGCGCCGATCGAGCAGCTCCGCGAGACCATGGTGGGAGCCGCCGGCGGCTCCACCGACCTGCGCGACTGGGTGGCCTGCCTGGTGCGCCCGCTGACCGATCACCTGGCCGAACTCGGCAACCCGACGTGGTACGCCCGCTTCGCCGCACAGGCGATGACCGACCCGGCGTACCACGGCATCGTCGTCAAGGACGCGCTGAGTTCGTCCTCTCTGGTCGAGGTCGTCGACGGCATCAACCGGTGCCTACCCGAACTGCCGCTCGAGATCCGCTTCGAACGCAACATCATGGCGCGAAATCTGTTGATGCACAGCTGCGCCGACCGCGAGCGAGCCCTGGCCAAGGGTGCCACCGTGGCCAGGTCCTCGTGGCAGGCCGCCGGCTCGGGTCTCATCGACGCGATCGTCGGGATGTGGGTCGCGCCGGTGACGCCGGATGGAGTCGCGTCGTGA
- a CDS encoding cyclase family protein: MANLEDFRRVADDVRNWGRWGADDEIGTLNFITADKVAEAAALVRKGTVISLGGDFGSSGPQGAFKYRQNPVHVMTVDGGDANTLVQYGPQWLRNAVASDISAYFADNPFRFNDDMIVMPLQAATQWDALSHVYYEDQLYNGFPADSVTSFGAYHCGIDKVDGTGMTSRGVLLDVVAHRGEDVFCRPGNPITPAELDDVAAAQGVSIGRGDIVVVNTGWWTRFLSTGNGAEVGAGLHWTCASWLHEHEVAAVAADNLMVEDPNPANGVEGTFLPMHMLCLRDMGLMLGEYWNLTDLTADCRQDGVYEFLLTAPPLKVVGAVGAPVNPIAMK; this comes from the coding sequence ATGGCGAATCTCGAAGACTTCCGTCGCGTCGCCGACGACGTCCGCAACTGGGGACGGTGGGGGGCCGACGACGAGATCGGCACGCTGAACTTCATCACCGCGGACAAGGTCGCCGAGGCGGCGGCGTTGGTGCGCAAGGGCACGGTCATCTCGCTCGGTGGTGACTTCGGCTCGTCGGGCCCCCAGGGCGCGTTCAAGTACCGGCAGAACCCGGTGCACGTCATGACCGTCGACGGCGGGGACGCGAACACCCTGGTGCAGTACGGGCCCCAGTGGCTGCGCAACGCGGTGGCCTCCGACATCAGTGCGTACTTCGCCGACAACCCCTTTCGCTTCAACGACGACATGATCGTCATGCCGCTGCAGGCCGCGACCCAGTGGGACGCACTGTCGCACGTGTACTACGAGGATCAGCTCTACAACGGGTTCCCGGCCGACTCCGTCACCAGTTTCGGCGCCTACCACTGCGGCATCGACAAGGTCGACGGCACCGGCATGACCTCTCGCGGCGTCCTGCTGGACGTGGTGGCCCACCGTGGCGAGGACGTCTTCTGTCGCCCTGGAAACCCCATCACGCCGGCCGAACTCGACGACGTCGCCGCGGCGCAGGGCGTGTCGATCGGCCGGGGCGACATCGTGGTGGTCAACACGGGATGGTGGACGCGGTTCCTGTCGACCGGCAATGGCGCCGAAGTCGGTGCGGGCCTGCACTGGACCTGCGCGTCGTGGCTGCACGAGCACGAGGTGGCGGCCGTGGCGGCCGACAACCTGATGGTCGAGGATCCGAACCCCGCCAACGGCGTGGAAGGCACGTTCCTGCCGATGCACATGCTATGCCTGCGTGACATGGGTCTGATGCTCGGGGAGTACTGGAACCTGACCGATCTGACCGCCGACTGCAGGCAGGACGGCGTCTACGAGTTCCTGCTGACAGCGCCACCGCTCAAGGTGGTCGGCGCCGTCGGTGCCCCCGTCAACCCGATCGCAATGAAGTGA
- a CDS encoding NADPH-dependent FMN reductase, which yields MTVSRQPLVVGLGGTLRIDSSTERALRQCLSAVEQRGGRTMLFCGEDLDLPMYNPHEESRTEKATALVKALRDADAVVVASPGYHGGVSGLVKNALDYIEDLRGDARVYLDNTPWGCISCAYGWQAAVGTLGQLRVIGHALRAWPTPLGVAINSADRIWDDTGQLADDAVSGQLDMLAMQLVAGSVRAA from the coding sequence GTGACAGTCAGCAGACAGCCGCTCGTCGTCGGACTCGGCGGCACGCTACGGATCGATTCGTCGACCGAACGGGCGCTGCGGCAGTGTCTTTCGGCGGTCGAGCAACGCGGCGGACGCACGATGCTGTTCTGCGGCGAGGATCTGGACCTGCCGATGTACAACCCGCACGAGGAGTCGCGGACCGAGAAGGCCACCGCACTCGTGAAGGCGCTGCGCGACGCCGACGCGGTCGTCGTCGCCTCGCCCGGCTATCACGGCGGCGTCTCCGGGCTGGTCAAGAATGCCCTCGACTACATCGAGGATCTGCGCGGGGACGCCAGGGTCTATCTGGACAACACCCCGTGGGGATGCATCAGCTGCGCCTACGGGTGGCAGGCTGCGGTGGGCACGCTGGGTCAGCTGCGTGTGATCGGGCACGCGCTGCGGGCGTGGCCCACGCCGTTGGGCGTGGCGATCAACTCGGCGGACCGGATTTGGGACGACACCGGCCAATTGGCCGACGACGCGGTGAGTGGTCAGCTCGACATGCTGGCGATGCAGCTGGTCGCCGGGTCCGTGCGGGCGGCTTAG
- a CDS encoding ferredoxin, giving the protein MNVTVDQDRCVSSGMCVMNAPEVFDQRDDDGVVELLVARPGPDHAEETRKAAAACPALAIHIEE; this is encoded by the coding sequence GTGAACGTGACCGTCGACCAGGACCGGTGCGTCTCATCGGGGATGTGCGTGATGAACGCCCCCGAGGTCTTCGACCAACGCGACGACGACGGCGTCGTCGAACTGCTCGTCGCGCGTCCCGGACCCGACCACGCCGAGGAGACCCGCAAGGCGGCTGCGGCGTGCCCAGCCCTGGCCATCCACATCGAGGAGTAG
- a CDS encoding LLM class flavin-dependent oxidoreductase, with protein MKISLFYEFPLPRPWTETDEHELFQHGLDEVEAADKAGFSTVWLTEHHFLEEYCHSTAPEMFLAAASQRTKDIRLGFGVMHLPPPINHPARIAERVATLDHLSNGRVEFGTGEGSSVAELGGFDIDPADKRTMWEEALEVSIRCMTEAPFSGFKGEHVEMPARNVIPKPLQSPHPPVWVACTRPSSVQMAAQKAIGALSFAYTGPEALKDRVDGYYRTFEEEGAPVTPAINPNILAIGGDLSMMVAKSDDEALKRLGTGGGFFSFGIMHYYLTGMHTPGRTGVWDLYQEAVKEDPTLAYGPGRGAIGSPDTVREFLRGYEASGVDEIILLLNPRSHEGTMESIEIMGREVLPEFIERDSKAVAAKAARLAPVIEKVEARRRPSEAPLFDETYAFGGLPTGQGGKFTAGEIPEAMAEINEGRVKAAQQEKQAMAVKEASG; from the coding sequence ATGAAGATCTCACTGTTCTACGAGTTCCCGCTTCCCCGACCATGGACGGAGACCGACGAGCACGAACTGTTCCAACACGGTCTCGACGAGGTCGAAGCAGCCGACAAGGCAGGCTTCTCGACGGTGTGGCTCACCGAGCACCACTTCCTCGAGGAGTACTGCCACTCGACCGCACCGGAGATGTTCCTCGCCGCTGCCAGCCAGCGCACCAAGGACATCCGGTTGGGCTTCGGCGTGATGCACCTGCCGCCGCCGATCAATCACCCGGCACGCATCGCGGAGCGCGTCGCGACGCTCGACCACCTGTCGAACGGTCGGGTCGAGTTCGGCACCGGTGAGGGTTCCTCGGTCGCCGAGCTGGGCGGCTTCGACATCGACCCGGCCGACAAGCGCACGATGTGGGAGGAGGCGCTCGAGGTCTCCATCCGCTGTATGACCGAGGCACCGTTCAGTGGCTTCAAGGGCGAGCACGTCGAAATGCCCGCCCGCAACGTCATCCCCAAGCCGTTGCAGTCGCCGCACCCACCGGTCTGGGTGGCGTGCACCCGTCCGTCATCGGTTCAAATGGCGGCCCAGAAGGCCATCGGCGCACTGAGTTTCGCCTACACCGGGCCGGAGGCGCTCAAGGACCGCGTCGACGGCTACTACCGGACGTTCGAGGAGGAGGGTGCGCCGGTGACACCGGCGATCAACCCCAACATCCTGGCCATCGGCGGCGACCTGTCCATGATGGTGGCCAAGTCCGACGACGAGGCCCTCAAGCGCCTCGGCACCGGCGGCGGGTTCTTCTCGTTCGGGATCATGCACTACTACCTGACCGGTATGCACACGCCCGGCCGCACCGGGGTGTGGGACCTCTATCAGGAGGCGGTCAAGGAGGACCCGACGCTGGCCTACGGTCCGGGTCGAGGCGCCATCGGATCGCCGGACACCGTGCGGGAGTTCCTGCGCGGCTACGAGGCCAGCGGCGTCGACGAGATCATCCTGCTACTCAACCCGCGCAGCCACGAGGGCACGATGGAGTCGATCGAGATCATGGGCCGGGAGGTGCTGCCGGAGTTCATCGAGCGCGACTCGAAGGCCGTCGCGGCCAAGGCCGCCCGACTCGCGCCGGTGATCGAGAAGGTCGAGGCCCGCCGCCGGCCCTCGGAGGCGCCGCTGTTCGACGAGACCTACGCGTTCGGCGGACTGCCGACCGGCCAGGGCGGCAAGTTCACGGCGGGGGAGATCCCCGAGGCGATGGCCGAGATCAACGAGGGCCGGGTGAAGGCCGCCCAGCAGGAGAAGCAGGCCATGGCGGTCAAGGAAGCCTCGGGCTAA
- a CDS encoding coniferyl-alcohol dehydrogenase, producing the protein MAGIGDNWRYDGKRVVVTGVASGIGARVAAQLTDLGARVVGLDLRPPTLALDEFHRVDLSDPVSIDEAVGAVAGPVDGLFNVAGVSSGIRNPMLVVTINFLGTRKFTEGLIPSMPAGSAITNVSSLAASRYRANAHVTAGLLDTETMTEGVAWCERHPEALADGGYRLSKEAIILYGMRCVAALGANGIRINCTAPGVTDTPILDQLRSAYGQDFLDSFRTPLGRVSDPDEQANALTFLGSAAASYVTGQVLWVDGGTVAENTWGDLADERAIRGGS; encoded by the coding sequence GTGGCAGGCATCGGAGACAACTGGCGTTACGACGGCAAGCGCGTCGTCGTCACCGGTGTCGCGTCCGGGATCGGCGCCCGCGTGGCAGCACAACTCACCGACCTCGGCGCACGCGTCGTCGGTCTCGACCTGCGGCCACCGACGCTGGCACTCGACGAATTCCACCGCGTCGACCTGTCCGACCCGGTGTCGATCGACGAGGCCGTCGGCGCGGTCGCCGGACCCGTGGACGGGCTGTTCAACGTGGCGGGGGTGTCCTCGGGAATCCGGAACCCGATGCTCGTGGTCACCATCAACTTCCTCGGCACCAGGAAGTTCACCGAGGGACTCATACCCTCGATGCCTGCCGGATCGGCGATCACCAACGTCTCGTCGCTGGCGGCGTCTCGGTACCGCGCCAACGCCCACGTGACCGCAGGCCTGCTGGACACCGAGACCATGACAGAGGGCGTCGCCTGGTGCGAGCGCCACCCGGAGGCGCTGGCCGACGGGGGTTACCGGTTGTCGAAGGAGGCGATCATCCTCTACGGCATGAGATGCGTCGCCGCGCTCGGCGCCAACGGCATCCGGATCAACTGCACCGCACCCGGCGTCACCGACACCCCGATCCTCGATCAGCTGCGCAGCGCCTACGGCCAGGACTTCCTCGATTCGTTCCGCACGCCGCTGGGGCGGGTCTCCGACCCCGACGAGCAGGCGAACGCGTTGACATTCCTGGGTAGCGCCGCGGCGAGTTACGTCACCGGGCAGGTGCTTTGGGTGGATGGTGGCACGGTGGCGGAGAACACCTGGGGCGACCTGGCCGATGAACGCGCGATCCGCGGGGGAAGTTGA
- a CDS encoding HNH endonuclease signature motif containing protein, giving the protein MFTVAAAFTDEVSPNERLEVLFEELAELTGQRNAINGRIVDIVAEIDGERLWGAAGCRSIAALVAWKTGVTPRNAETIVAIAQRLDEFPRCAEAMREGRLSVDQVGVIAERAADGSDEHYVGLAEVATVTQLRTAVNLEPRPEPKSKTEPQRTITRIEGEHSTTWRITLPRVEAAKFEAGLQSHRDALIAEWKSDDDPNRGTQAPPFPDGVDAFMALVEASWDAEVNRRPHGQHTTVVVHLDVEKSRASLHLGPVLTDEDRRYLLCDATCEVWLERRGQPIGAGRVTRTISRRLRRALEHRDHRCVVPGCGATRGLHAHHLVHWENGGPTELFNLVLVCPYHHRAHHRGDITLTGPADRLVVTNRDGETLSGASLARPPTMPPPDVPPCEGPLGERAQWWWYTPFEPRPPSPN; this is encoded by the coding sequence ATGTTCACCGTCGCAGCAGCTTTCACCGACGAGGTGTCGCCGAACGAACGGCTAGAGGTCTTGTTCGAAGAGCTGGCGGAGCTGACCGGGCAACGTAACGCGATCAACGGCCGCATCGTGGACATCGTCGCCGAGATCGACGGCGAACGCCTATGGGGCGCCGCCGGTTGCCGCTCGATCGCCGCCTTGGTCGCCTGGAAGACTGGTGTGACACCACGCAACGCCGAAACGATCGTCGCGATCGCACAACGCCTCGACGAGTTTCCGCGCTGTGCCGAAGCGATGCGCGAAGGCAGGCTATCGGTGGATCAGGTCGGTGTCATCGCCGAACGGGCTGCCGATGGATCCGACGAGCACTATGTCGGACTAGCGGAGGTGGCCACGGTCACCCAGTTGCGAACTGCGGTCAACCTGGAACCACGACCTGAGCCGAAATCCAAGACCGAGCCGCAACGCACGATCACGAGGATCGAGGGCGAGCACTCCACGACGTGGCGGATAACGCTGCCGCGAGTCGAAGCGGCGAAGTTCGAAGCCGGTCTGCAGTCTCACAGGGATGCGTTGATCGCGGAATGGAAGAGCGATGACGACCCCAACCGGGGCACGCAGGCGCCGCCGTTCCCGGACGGTGTTGACGCGTTCATGGCTCTCGTCGAGGCGAGCTGGGATGCGGAGGTCAACCGACGCCCGCACGGCCAGCACACCACCGTCGTCGTGCATCTCGATGTCGAGAAGTCCCGCGCCTCCCTGCATCTCGGCCCGGTACTGACCGACGAGGACCGCCGTTACCTGCTCTGCGACGCCACGTGCGAGGTGTGGTTGGAACGCCGCGGCCAGCCCATCGGCGCGGGCCGCGTCACCCGCACCATCAGCCGCCGACTACGCCGTGCCCTCGAACATCGCGACCATCGTTGCGTCGTGCCCGGCTGCGGCGCGACCCGCGGACTGCACGCCCATCACCTCGTGCACTGGGAGAACGGCGGCCCCACCGAACTCTTCAACTTGGTGCTGGTGTGCCCATACCATCACCGGGCGCACCACCGGGGCGACATCACCCTGACCGGACCCGCAGACCGACTCGTGGTCACCAACCGTGACGGCGAAACACTTAGCGGCGCATCTTTGGCCCGCCCACCGACGATGCCGCCGCCCGATGTCCCGCCCTGCGAAGGGCCGCTGGGTGAACGCGCGCAATGGTGGTGGTACACACCATTCGAACCACGGCCACCGTCGCCCAACTGA
- a CDS encoding 3-carboxyethylcatechol 2,3-dioxygenase: MSHSPLLNLPGPSRELLDDVDSALNAARDFVRDFDPELVVTFAPDHYNGFFYRLMPPFCIGTQATGVGDYGTHAGPLDVDADLARACAEAVWEADVDVAISSSMEVDHGTVQPLETLFGRADAVPVLPIFINSVATPLGPIKRSRALGAAVGTFLATLDERVLVLGSGGLSHDPPVPTLATAPPAALGRIVAGEPMSDEQRAARQTAVIAAAHDFAHGESPLQPLNPDWDGALLELLDGNRIADVDAWTNSWIAAEAGNSAHEVRTWIAAFAAMAARGSYETRLRYYRAAPELIAGFAVRTAVAR, from the coding sequence ATGTCGCACAGCCCGCTGCTGAATCTGCCGGGGCCGTCACGCGAACTCCTCGATGACGTCGACTCCGCGCTGAACGCCGCCCGCGACTTCGTCCGCGACTTCGATCCCGAACTGGTCGTGACCTTCGCGCCGGACCACTACAACGGCTTCTTCTACCGGCTGATGCCGCCGTTCTGCATCGGCACCCAGGCGACCGGGGTAGGCGACTACGGCACGCACGCAGGCCCGCTCGACGTCGACGCCGACCTCGCACGCGCCTGTGCCGAGGCGGTGTGGGAGGCCGACGTCGACGTCGCGATCTCCTCGAGCATGGAGGTCGACCACGGGACCGTGCAGCCGTTGGAGACGCTGTTCGGCCGCGCCGACGCCGTTCCCGTGCTCCCCATCTTCATCAACTCCGTCGCCACACCGCTCGGACCGATCAAGCGGTCCCGAGCCCTCGGCGCAGCAGTGGGGACGTTCCTGGCCACGCTCGACGAACGCGTGCTGGTCCTGGGATCCGGTGGGTTGTCGCATGATCCGCCGGTACCGACACTCGCCACGGCCCCGCCCGCAGCGCTCGGCCGCATCGTGGCGGGGGAGCCGATGTCCGACGAGCAGCGCGCCGCCCGGCAGACCGCCGTGATCGCGGCCGCCCACGACTTCGCCCACGGAGAGAGCCCGTTGCAGCCACTGAACCCCGACTGGGATGGTGCTCTGCTGGAGTTGCTCGACGGCAACCGGATTGCCGACGTAGATGCCTGGACGAACTCGTGGATCGCTGCCGAGGCGGGCAACTCCGCGCACGAGGTGCGCACCTGGATCGCGGCGTTCGCCGCGATGGCCGCCCGGGGCTCCTACGAGACACGGCTGCGGTACTACCGTGCAGCGCCCGAGTTGATCGCCGGCTTCGCCGTGCGCACGGCGGTGGCCCGATGA
- a CDS encoding FAD-binding protein yields the protein MSSTEPTFDHEVDVLVVGSGGGGMTAALKADADGLDTLVVEKSPQFGGSTALSGGGIWVPGAPSQRRAGYTPDPDGTFTYLKTITGGLVSDARLRQYVDAAPEMMEFLEQSSPWFEFVWKPGYADYYPELPGGSERGSTINVPEIDLRRLGEEEANLLTPLAMAPKGIWFAPKDLRLFYQVRQNWRGKAVLLKLIWRMVRAHVFGDRMAAIGQSLMARMRLALKDRNIPLWLSAPMTELVTDLDGRVVGAVVERDGRAVRIRARRGVIVAAGGFDHDMAWRRQHLPEIERDWSFGNPAAMGEGIRAGEKVGAATDLLDEAWWFPAMCWPDGRLQFMLNERMMPSQFVVNGEGRRFVNEAAPYMDFAHAMLEGQRSGVTHIPCWLVTDLRSFRRYVVGGHLPIPKIPFAPVPTGRKVPKAWLDSGIVREGNSFEELAVQIGVPPAQLWATAQRFNELARKGHDDDFDRGDSAYDNYYGDPTLPNPNLHPLGEGPYYAFQIILGDLGTSGGLRTDEFARVLREDDSVIEGLYATGNATAAVMGRSYAGAGATIGPAMTFGYVAARHIAAQRGAGATAPDVHAISPTTDQTLDTPRR from the coding sequence ATGAGCAGTACCGAGCCGACCTTCGACCACGAAGTCGACGTCCTGGTCGTCGGGTCCGGCGGCGGCGGCATGACTGCCGCACTGAAGGCCGACGCCGACGGCCTCGACACACTGGTCGTCGAGAAGTCGCCACAGTTCGGCGGATCCACGGCGCTGTCCGGCGGGGGCATCTGGGTGCCGGGCGCACCGTCGCAACGCCGCGCCGGCTACACCCCGGACCCGGACGGCACGTTCACCTACCTCAAGACCATCACCGGTGGACTCGTCAGCGACGCGCGGCTGCGCCAGTACGTCGACGCGGCCCCCGAGATGATGGAGTTCCTCGAACAGTCCAGTCCCTGGTTCGAATTCGTCTGGAAGCCGGGCTATGCCGACTACTACCCGGAGCTGCCCGGCGGCTCCGAACGTGGCAGCACCATCAACGTCCCCGAGATCGACCTGCGCAGGCTTGGCGAGGAGGAGGCCAACCTCCTCACGCCGTTGGCGATGGCGCCGAAAGGAATCTGGTTCGCTCCCAAGGATCTGCGACTGTTCTACCAGGTGCGACAGAACTGGCGGGGCAAGGCGGTGCTGCTCAAGCTGATCTGGCGGATGGTGCGGGCCCACGTGTTCGGTGACCGCATGGCGGCCATCGGACAGTCGCTGATGGCCCGCATGCGGCTGGCCCTCAAGGACCGCAACATCCCGCTGTGGCTGAGCGCTCCGATGACCGAACTCGTCACCGACCTCGATGGACGGGTGGTCGGGGCGGTCGTCGAACGCGACGGACGCGCGGTGCGGATCCGGGCGCGGCGCGGCGTCATCGTCGCGGCGGGCGGATTCGACCACGACATGGCCTGGCGCAGGCAACATCTGCCCGAGATCGAACGGGACTGGAGCTTCGGCAACCCGGCCGCGATGGGCGAGGGCATCCGCGCCGGCGAGAAGGTCGGCGCGGCGACCGATCTGCTCGACGAGGCATGGTGGTTCCCGGCGATGTGCTGGCCCGACGGGCGCCTGCAGTTCATGCTCAACGAGCGGATGATGCCGTCGCAGTTCGTCGTCAACGGCGAGGGTCGGCGGTTCGTCAACGAGGCCGCGCCGTACATGGACTTCGCGCACGCGATGCTCGAGGGGCAGCGCTCGGGTGTCACGCACATCCCGTGCTGGCTCGTCACCGACCTCCGTTCGTTCCGCCGCTACGTGGTCGGCGGGCACCTGCCGATCCCGAAGATCCCGTTTGCGCCGGTGCCCACCGGGCGCAAGGTGCCGAAGGCGTGGCTGGACTCGGGAATCGTCAGGGAGGGAAACAGCTTCGAGGAACTGGCGGTTCAGATCGGCGTGCCGCCGGCCCAGCTGTGGGCCACCGCGCAGCGGTTCAACGAGCTGGCCCGCAAGGGCCACGACGACGACTTCGACCGCGGCGACAGCGCCTACGACAACTACTACGGCGACCCGACGCTGCCCAACCCGAACCTGCACCCCCTCGGCGAGGGTCCGTACTACGCGTTCCAGATCATCCTCGGCGATCTGGGCACGTCCGGCGGACTGCGGACCGACGAGTTCGCCCGGGTGCTGCGGGAGGACGACTCGGTGATCGAGGGCCTCTACGCGACCGGCAACGCGACCGCAGCGGTGATGGGCCGCAGCTATGCCGGTGCAGGCGCCACCATCGGCCCCGCCATGACGTTCGGCTACGTGGCCGCGCGACACATCGCCGCGCAGCGCGGCGCAGGCGCCACCGCCCCCGACGTCCACGCCATCAGCCCGACGACCGATCAGACGCTCGACACCCCTCGGAGGTAA
- a CDS encoding alpha/beta fold hydrolase, which translates to MVDGLHTSYLEAGTGEPVVLLHGGEFGASAEIAWENTIDALARHHRVLAPDMLGFGESAKVVDFVDGRGMRIRHVARFCDVLGVASAHFVGNSMGAINLLVDATSEKPLLPVRSLVAICGGGDIQRNEHVGALYDYDATIEAMRAIVAALFADAAYPADDAYVRRRYDSSIAPGAWESLAAARFRRPGLDAPPSPSSVRAYERIEVPVLVVEGGADKLLPSGWAAQIAGQIAGATSTVVPGAGHCPQIEAPDAVNELLVHFLKGVT; encoded by the coding sequence ATGGTCGACGGCCTGCACACCAGCTACCTGGAGGCCGGCACGGGCGAGCCGGTGGTCCTCCTGCACGGCGGAGAATTCGGCGCGAGTGCCGAAATCGCATGGGAGAACACCATCGACGCCCTCGCGCGACACCATCGGGTACTGGCACCGGACATGCTGGGGTTCGGCGAGTCAGCGAAGGTCGTCGACTTCGTCGACGGGCGAGGCATGCGCATCCGCCACGTCGCGCGGTTCTGCGACGTGCTCGGTGTCGCGTCAGCGCACTTCGTGGGCAACTCGATGGGCGCGATCAACCTCCTCGTCGACGCCACGTCGGAGAAACCCTTACTACCGGTGCGCTCGCTGGTCGCCATCTGCGGAGGCGGAGACATCCAGCGCAACGAGCACGTCGGCGCGCTATACGACTACGACGCCACCATCGAGGCGATGCGCGCGATCGTCGCAGCCCTGTTCGCCGACGCGGCCTACCCGGCCGACGACGCCTACGTTCGGCGTCGCTACGACTCGAGCATCGCGCCTGGGGCCTGGGAATCTCTGGCGGCAGCGCGGTTCCGTCGGCCCGGCCTGGACGCTCCGCCGTCGCCGTCGAGCGTGCGGGCCTACGAGCGGATCGAGGTACCGGTGCTGGTGGTCGAGGGCGGCGCCGACAAACTGTTGCCGTCCGGCTGGGCCGCGCAGATCGCAGGCCAGATCGCCGGGGCCACTTCGACCGTGGTGCCGGGAGCCGGGCACTGCCCGCAGATCGAGGCACCCGACGCGGTCAACGAACTCCTGGTTCACTTCTTGAAAGGCGTCACATGA
- a CDS encoding SDR family NAD(P)-dependent oxidoreductase → MSELDGKVAIVTGAASGIGRGIAERFVAEGARVVIADVQTELGEALAADLGEAAVFVATDVGDQAQVARAVDTAVETFGALDVMVNNAGRSSPLKKSLFDEDFAEFDSVMRVNLLGVMAGTRDAGRHMADHGGGAIINMASIGGILAGGGVASYRASKAAIIQFSKSAAIELAHYEIRVNCIAPGNIPTPILRSAASEEDRARLEKFEAKIRQTMRDDRPLKREGTADDVAEAALYFATDRSRYVTGTVLPVDGGTVAGKVLVRKPKPAD, encoded by the coding sequence ATGAGCGAACTGGACGGCAAGGTCGCGATCGTGACGGGAGCGGCATCGGGAATCGGCCGCGGCATCGCCGAACGCTTCGTCGCCGAGGGAGCCCGCGTCGTGATCGCCGACGTGCAGACCGAACTCGGCGAGGCGCTCGCAGCGGATCTCGGTGAGGCCGCGGTGTTCGTGGCGACCGACGTCGGTGACCAAGCGCAGGTCGCGCGTGCGGTCGACACGGCGGTCGAGACGTTCGGCGCCCTCGACGTCATGGTGAACAACGCCGGTCGCTCGAGTCCGTTGAAGAAGAGCCTCTTCGACGAGGACTTCGCCGAGTTCGACAGCGTGATGCGGGTCAACCTGCTGGGGGTCATGGCAGGCACCAGGGACGCCGGACGCCATATGGCCGACCACGGTGGCGGTGCCATCATCAACATGGCCTCGATCGGTGGAATCCTCGCAGGCGGCGGCGTCGCGAGCTACCGGGCGTCCAAGGCGGCGATCATCCAGTTCAGCAAGTCAGCGGCCATCGAGTTGGCGCACTACGAGATCCGAGTGAATTGCATTGCACCGGGCAACATCCCGACGCCAATCCTGCGGTCAGCGGCGTCGGAGGAGGACCGCGCCCGGCTCGAGAAGTTCGAGGCCAAGATCCGCCAGACCATGCGTGACGACCGGCCGCTCAAGCGGGAGGGCACGGCGGACGACGTCGCCGAGGCCGCGCTCTACTTCGCCACCGACAGGTCGCGCTACGTGACGGGCACCGTCCTGCCCGTCGACGGCGGCACGGTGGCGGGCAAGGTGCTCGTCCGCAAGCCCAAGCCAGCCGACTGA